A region from the Vicia villosa cultivar HV-30 ecotype Madison, WI linkage group LG3, Vvil1.0, whole genome shotgun sequence genome encodes:
- the LOC131593402 gene encoding uncharacterized protein LOC131593402 gives MDRSWMRANRLSDEYEQGVMEFLEFAESNAKKDLPPPKSNAEDSQPTLFFCPCVRCANKEPKLSKKKIMDHLICEGICQNYTQWIWHGEVVENSNVSQRDNVSVEMDDRLEDMMCDIGQDSFKRAHAYDSLCNDKDTPLYPGCTNFTRLSAVLKLFNLKAINGWTDKSFTELLELLTQMLPEGNVLPSRYYEAKKILCPMGLEYEKIHACPNDCILYRKEYVNYNHCPKCKASRYKKRHGESSDDDEVKKGPPAKVVWYLPIISRFKRLFANANDAKNLRWHAEERKCDGKIRHVADSLQWKKIDSLFPNFGKESRNLRLGLSTDGMNPFGNLNTNHTSWPVLLMIYNLSPRLCMKRKYVMLSMMISGPKQPGNDIDVYLSPLIDDLKVLWEEGVDVFDAHSGEQFNMRAMLFCTINDFPAYGNLSGYKVKGHKACPICEKDTCYHQLEKGKKTVYLGHRKFLNRYHPYRRLRKAFNGEQEYGVAPKPLTGEEVYQRQQGITAIFGKYQKRPIAKNIWKKRSVFFDLPYWSSLEVRHCIDVMHVEKNVCDSVIGTLLNIQGKTKDGINARLDLGVMGIREELTPQYIGTNYVFKLSYHYLLMLK, from the coding sequence atggatcgtagttggatgagagCTAATCGATTAAGTGATGAGTACGAACAGGGGGTGATGGAATTTCTAGAGTTTGCTGAAAGTAATGCTAAAAAAGATCTTCCTCCTCCTAAAAGTAATGCTGAAGATAGTCAGCCTACGCTTTTTTTCTGTCCATGTGTTCGTTGTGCAAATAAAGAACCAAAGCTTAGTAAGAAAAAAATCATGGATCATCTAATTTGTGAAGGGATTTGTCAAAACTATACACAATGGATATGGCACGGTGAAGTGGTAGAAAATTCAAACGTGTCCCAAAGAGATAATGTTAGTGTAGAAATGGATGATCGTCTGGAAGACATGATGTGTGATATTGGACAAGATTCGTTTAAGAGGGCACATGCGTATGATAGTTTATGCAATGACAAGGATACACCTTTGTACCCGGGATGCACAAATTTTACACGTTTGTCAGCcgtgttaaaattgtttaatctgaAGGCAATTAACGGGTGGACTGACAAAAGTTTTACCGAATTGCTTGAACTGTTGACACAAATGCTTCCAGAAGGTAACGTACTGCCAAGTCGTTATTACGAGGCGAAGAAAATACTGTGTCCGATGGGTTTGGAGTatgaaaagatacatgcatgtcctaatgattgcatattatacagaAAAGAGTATGTAAACTATAACCATTGTCCGAAGTGCAAGGCGTCACGCTACAAAAAGAGACATGGTGAATCTAGTGATGATGACGAGGTCAAAAAGGGTCCTCCCGCAAAAGTGGTATGGTACCTACCAATAATTTCAAGGTTCAAGAGATTATTCGCTAATGCAAACGATGCAAAGAATCTTAGATGGCATGcagaagaaagaaaatgtgatGGAAAAATCCGCCATGTAGCTGAttctttgcaatggaagaaaatagATTCTTTGTTTCCAAATTTTGGCAAAGAGTCGAGAAACCTTAGACTTGGActttctactgatggaatgaatccGTTTGGTAATCTAAATACTAACCATACTTCTTGGCCTGTTCTTCTGATGATTTACAACCTATCTCCTAGGTTGTGCATGAAGCGTAAATATGTGATGTTATCCATGATGATTTCGGGCCCAAAACAACCAGGAAAcgacatagatgtttatctaagTCCACTGATCGATGATTTAAAAGTGTTGTGGGAGGAAGGGGTGGATGTTTTCGATGCGCATTCTGGTGAACAGTTCAATATGCGTGCCATGTTGTTTTGCACCATCAACGATTTTCCGGCATATGGCAATTTGTCTGGGTATAAAGTTAAAGGGCATAAAGCGTGTCCTATATGTGAAAAAGACACATGTTACCATCAGCTTGAAAAAGGAAAGAAGACTGTTTATCTCGGGCATCGAAAATTTCTAAATCGTTATCATCCATATCGTAGATTGCGGAAAGCTTTTAATGGGGAACAAGAGTATGGTGTTGCTCCAAAGCCCTTAACTGGAGAGGAAGTTTATCAACGACAACAGGGCATTACTGCTATTTTTGGAAAGTACCAAAAACGGCCTATTGCTaaaaatatatggaaaaagaGGTCGGTTTTCTTCgatcttccatattggtctaGTCTTGAGGTAAGACATTGTATTGATGTGATGCACGTGGAGAAAAATGTATGTGATAGTGTAATCGGGACACTTCTCAacattcaaggcaagacaaaggaTGGTATTAATGCTCGTCTAGATTTGGGCGTGATGGGTATACGAGAAGAGCTAACTCCACAATATATAGGTACCAACTATGTGTTCAAATTAAGCTATCATTACCTTTTGATGTTAAAATAG